The following nucleotide sequence is from Streptomyces sp. HUAS CB01.
AGCGGTGACCGCCGAACTCCCGCTTCCCGTCCACGTCCTGGACCAGGTGGTGCCGCAGGGCAGCCGCAGGCCGCGCACCAGGCTGGCGGGCTGGCGGTTCCTGATCCGCGGCGGCGACCGCGCCATCGCCGCCGCGGACACCATGCTGACCCCCGACGGCTGGGCCTTCTCGCACTTCTTCGAGGGCCCGTACATCGCGTCGACCGAGCGGGCGCTGCAGCAGGCCGAGGCCCTCCCGGGCAGCTACCAGCCACGGCTGCTGTCCGTACCCGAGCTGTACATGCTCACGCTCTGGCTGCACGGCAACCGCGAGGCGGACCCGGCGAAGGGCAAGCCCGCGCCTGCCGACCTGCTGGTGCCGCTGGCTCCCGCGCCGCCGGGAATCGCCGCCCACCGGCCGCACCGGGTCGCCGATCTGCTGCCGGTGATGACCTTGAGAGTCACGCCCGTTCCCCTGCTCGGATTCCCTGCCTGAGGGAGCCACCGAACGTCGATGCCCCGTGACGCCGTGTCACGGGGCATGTTCATGCCCCTTCCGGACTAGCCCGCTACGGCCACGGCGAACCACCCGAAGGGACGGTGCAGTTGAGCTGAACCGCCCGCCGGGGTGACACGTCATTAACTGGTAGGACGAGCTGCCGTGAAATCCCTGCGGATTGACGCCCGTGGGGCAACACTGGGATCGACGACAGATACGGGGGGCGGCCATGAGCACCGCATCGAGCCGCAGGACACTCACCACATCGCAGCGAAAGAACCCATCCATGTGCCAGCACCAGCCATCGTGCCCGACAGCAGACTCCGCCGACCGGGAGGCCGCCCGCCTCGTGGCACACCACCCGGAGCAGGGCTGGAGCCTGCTGTGCAACGGTGTGGTGCTCTTCGAGGACACGGGTGAGCTCCTCCCGGACGGTCAGATCATCGCCCCGCACCGGCCGCTGCGGATCGTGACCGCGGCCTGAGGCCCGCCGCCCGCGCGGCGCGAGCACCCGCGACCGCCGCCCGGTGC
It contains:
- a CDS encoding DUF5999 family protein, with translation MCQHQPSCPTADSADREAARLVAHHPEQGWSLLCNGVVLFEDTGELLPDGQIIAPHRPLRIVTAA